Genomic DNA from Streptomyces sp. NBC_01571:
CTCATCCCCTCGATGATCCGGGTGAGCATCCGGCCCCCGGTCGACTTCCCCGCCCCCTGCGGCCCCGTAAGGAACGGCGCTGGTACCGGCACGGACGGCCCGAGACAACCGATCAGCCACGCGATAGCCAAGCACTCGGTTTCCGCGTTCGCGAAGTTGCACAGCCGCATCAGCAGGTCAATGCCCTTGCCGTTGGTGTCCTTCGCCGGCAACGGGAGTTCCCCAGTGAGCTGCGTCCGGCGCCAGCACACCTCACGCGGGTCGGGGGTGAGCACGTCCCAGCCGGTGGGGTGGATGCGGACGGACTTGCCGTCATCGCGGCCCAGGTCCAGCCACGTCGCCCCGTCGAACCCGGGGGCGACACGGATGTGCACGGCGTGCGTGTCCGCGTCCAACGCGAGTGCTTCGATCAAGTCCAACGCCTCCTTCATCGCCGACCCGTTGAACACGCCGTGCCCGTCCTTGAACAGGCCGACCATGAGTTCCTGGCGGTGGCTGCCCGTGGTGCCCTGCGAGCGGATCGGCCGGGCGACGGGGTGGCCCGTCTTCTGCGCGTACACGGTCCCGTCTGCGGTGCGGAAGTACCGGAAATGCTCCTGTGCGTAGTCCGCAATGACCTTGCGGCCGGGGTTCTTTTCGTCGTCAGACATGGCTGAGTCCCAACGTGATCAGGGCGTTGGTCCACGCGTCGGTGCAGTGCCGCGGCGATTCGCCCTTGGCCTGCGCGGCCGTGAACAGCCGTGCAGCGTGGGCATCGGTGAGGCAGCCGCACCGGCCGTGCGTGGACAGCACGGCGAGGAACGTCCGGTAGACAGTGGCGTGCACCGCACTCGATGCCGCGGCGATGCTCTGTTCCGCCATGGCGATGCCACGTTCGAGAAACGAGGGTGTGCGGTGCGGACACGCGCCCCGTTGGCCACTCAGGGGCACTGAGAGCGTCTGTGGCGCCCTACGGGCCGCGGGCGGCTCGTTTACTGTCAGGGCGCGCACAGCGTCCGTGAGAGCGGCCGTGACGCCCGTGCCAGATCCGAGCCAACGGGCGTATGCCATAAGGGACTTGATGTCGATGCCGGGTCGTACGGCGTTGGCGGACTGCATGGTGCCGCGGTAGATCCAGTGCTCGCCCCGGGTCGTGGCCACGGTCCGGGTGGCCGGCAGGGTCTCGCGGGCCCACGCGATAGCGGCGGGGTCGTCCAGGTCGACCACGGTCACCCCGGCGCCGCCGGGGTGGTAGGCGACCGCCGTCGCGTGCTGCCATACCGGCGCCCACGCTGTGGAGTTGAGGGCCTGCGGGTCGGTGGTGGCCGCGGCCCACCCGTGGCACGGCCGCGGGCAGACGCAGGGGCCCGGGGTCCGCATGTTGGGCCGGCCACCGCACGCGTTCCTGGCGCAGGTCGGGCAGTTCCCGAACGGCAGCTTCCCCCGGCGCAGTGGCAGAACGGGCACGCCCTGCGTCGCGAGAAGCAGGGCAGTGCGCAGGTGGTCTTTCATGCGGCGCTCCGGTCGGTGAGGAGCATTTGGTGGTGGCTGGGGATGGCGTCGATGACGCGCTCGCGCCAAAGCAGGGCGTAGTCAATGCAGTTCGCGCAGTTCTTGTGTGGGTGGCCGGGCAGCGGCGGCCGGCGGCGGGCGTGGGAACTCCAAGCGGCGGAGTCCGCGGAGGCGAGGAGGTGCCCGACGCGTTCCAGGCCGAGGATCTTGAAGCCGAAGCCATGCAGACGCAGGCCGTGCGCGGCCATCGCGGTGACGATGGCAGCGCCCTGGCGGGTGGACTGCAGTCGGCAGACCGAGCCCAAGCCGACGACCGGTTCCGCCCGCAGGTCCACGTCCGCCTTCTCGTACAGCTCCACGCAATGCTCGTACTCGGGGATGCTGCGCCCTTGTAGGACGGGGGCGATGCGCAGGTCGGGGGCGAGGGAGCGCAGTTCGAGGAAGTTCGCCACGGTGCGGCGCTGGTGCTCAGCAACGGACAGGTGGGTGCCGACGAAGTACTGACCGCCGAACCAACCGCCATGGATGATGGCGTCCTCGCACATCCAATCCTGTTGCGCAGCCCAGTCGTAGGGGCCGACGTGCTCCCAGATACGTCGCAGGTCATCGACGTACTGGCGCGGTGTGCGGGTCCAGATGCCCCTTTCCTTCAGCTCCGAGAAGCCTCCGGAGTCGATCGCGTAGGGGCCTTGAGCCTCGTCCCACTTCCGGGCGCGGTCGAAGTGCTCGGACTTCAAGAACAGCGGCACGTCGGTCAGGCGCAGCCAGTGCCGTTTGTGGGTGGTCAGGTAGAACCGCATACCGGCCGCGGCGGGAGCTCCCGCCGGTAAGGCTCGCGGCAGGCTGGTGGGTTGCGTCATGCTGAATGTCTCCAGTTCCTTCGAGGGATGCTGGTGGACAAGGGCGGCCCCGTTCTTTGGCGAGACGTGGGGGCCGCCCTTGGCGTAGCTAGCTGTAGAACTTGTTCCGCTTGATCACGGCTTTGCGGATGTTGACCGTCGTCCCGCCCTTCGAGCCGGATGCGGTGAAGATCTGCACGGCGATCCATCCGCCGAAGATCACGGCGGCGAGGATGATGAGTTGGGTGATCAGGGCGGTGAGTGCGGCGATGAACGTCGTCAGGAGCAGCAGCCCGCCGCACACCGCGAGGAACCCCACGCCCCCGAGCGCGACGTTCACGGCCGCCCGGGACACGGCCGGCTTGGCAGTGGCCGGCCCCGGCTGCACGGGGCTGATGGCGTAGCCGGTGACGACGCGGCCGTCCGGCAGGACGACGCTCGCCACGCTCGGAACGGCGCCCGGCTGCACCGGAACGAGCGGCGCCGGTGCCATGACGACGGGGGTGATCGGGGTGGGCCGGTGGACGTCCACGGCGGTCTCGTACCGGCCGTGGGGGGCGTGTTCGGGGTACATGCGGAATCCCTTCGCGATGCGGTGCAGGGAGGCGGGACCACCCCCGTGCGGGGTGGCTGTGGAGGGGTGTTTCGGGGGTCTGACCTGCGGTCCTCCCTGACTCCCTGAGCGATCATTTGTGCAGCTCAGGGGCAGGGAGGTGGGTCAGGGAGGGGGTTAGGGAGTTCTCCCTGTCTCCCTGCCCGGGGCGGGGTCGGCTCCCTGTCATCCTTCGGCGGAAGCGGAACCGTCCGCGTCGCGGTTGGCGAGCGAGCGCAGGACGCGGTCACGGCTGACGACCATGACCCCATCGGACTTGTGCGGCTCCGCGCCGGCGTCGTCCAGGACGCGCTTGAGGTCGATGAACGACCAGCCGCCGTACGCATCCGCACTCAGCGCAGCTAGGCGGGCCAGCACGTCCTTGGTCCGCACCCGCGGCTTGTCCCCGAGCACGCTCGCGATGTCGGTGAGCGGGTCGCGCTTCTCACCGCGGTTGAGGGTGGTGACGCCGTCACGCAGGGCCTTGGCTCGCTCGGTGATGGCCTTGGCGTCCTCATCCCCGATGAAGTGCGTGCGCACGGTGATGGAGGACTGACCCTTGGGGATCTCGATGCCGTCGGAGGCGATGACCAGGGTTCCCTTGTCGAGTCCCTGGCGCAGCAGGTGCGGGGCTGCGCCGGCGTTGACTGCCTTCTCGCCCAGCGCCATGACGGACTGCGCTGCGGTGCCCAGGGCGAGGGAGGCGCGGGTGTGGGCGCCCTCGCGGACCAGCTTGGGAAGGTTCTGGTCGGTCGGGTCCTGCGTTCCCTCGTACATGAGGACGTCGACCACGCGGCCCTGGTTGTGGACCTTGCGCACGGCCATGAAGTAGCGCGACAGGGCCTTGGATCCGCCGTAGGGGCGCTTTTGGTCGTCCATGGCCGGGCACATGAACGCCACCTGTGCTTCGTCCACGATCCCGATCAGCGGGTCGAACACGACAGTGGGGTCGGCCTGTCGCTGCGCGATCCGCTGGTTCATCTCGTCAACCAGGCCCTCAACCATCTCGGTCGCCTCGATCACGTGCTCATCGGTCGGGCCCTGAATCAGGATGGTGGCCAGTCCGTCGAACATCGACCAGTCGCCGGCGCCCTTGAGGTCAGCGATGCGGAACTCGACCCGTCGATCCAACGACGCCCACAGCGCCAGCGACCGAAGCGCGGCGGTCTTGCCCTGGTTCGACAACCCCGTGATCAGCAAATGCCGCTGATACAGAGACAGCGCCGCCGCGTCGCCGCGCAGGTCCTGCCCCCACGGGGCGCGGCCCTTGGTGTAGTCGGCGGTCATGGTCTCGTCGGTGACCAGCGGAGACGGGCCGATCGGCTCATCGAGCGCCCCGGAGTCCGCGATCCACAGCCGCACCGTCCGGGCAGCAATGGGGATCATGATGAACACTTCGTGCTCGTGCCGGGTCAGGTTCTCGGCAAGCTTCCGGCGCCGGTTCTGCACCTCGATCGTGGACACCCCGGACGGGAGCGTGACGTCGACTTCCACGCCGCATCCGGCGATCCGGATCGGCCCGAGCATCGACGCGCCGGCGTCGCCCATGTCCTTGATGGCGTTGCGGAGCGGGGCGACTCCGAGATCCCGGAGTGCCTTGATGACGATCGACGGGGTGATCGGCTCGCCCTCACCGTTCTTGATGTTCGCCGGCAGTGCCCACGCGGGGGCCGCGTGCTGCTTGCTGCCGACTGCCCACAGGGCGAGCAGGGCGAGGAACGGGCCGATCGTGATCACGGGCCCCCACACGACCTGAACGATCCAGATCAGCAGGTTGATGAAGTCGACGGCCGCCATCAGCGGCGTGACGACGTCACTGACGTCCTTGGTCGCAATCGCCATGACGATGCCGAGGGCGACCAGTCCGCCTATGCCCATGCCGGTGCCGGCCGCGATGCCCTTCGCCGCGTCGATCGGGGAAGTGAGCAGGTCCATGCGGCGGCGGTGCCGGGCGTCGCGGTAGCGCTGCCCGCGCTCCTCCCACTCGGCCGCGAGTTCCATGTTCCCCGCAGCCTCCGCGGTGCGCATGTACCGCTCGTAGCGGGCGGCAGTCCGGCCGTCCCACGCCCGGCGCCCGACGATCCGCGCGCCCCCGACCACATACAGGCTGTGGCGGGCGGCAGCGCGGGCGGTCGCTTTCGTGTGGTCGTGCGTGACGGCCGTCTTCACCGCACGCCCGGAACGGACCCACAGCGGAACGGGCGGGGCCGGGGCGGGTTCGGGGACCACGGTCAGGGTGGTGACGGTGGCGGGCTCGTTGGTGTCCTTGTGCAGGTGGACGACGTTCTCGGTCATGTGGAGCGTCTCCTGTTCAGGCGTGGGAGCCGGGGACGATGCGGTTGGCGAGGTACTCGAAGCCGTAGGCTTCGGCCTCTTCCTGGTCGACGAGCCAGTTGTGTTCGCGGGCGTCGCGGCGTGACTGCCGCTCGATGCCGAACCCGGCGCGGGTGTTGGCCACGACCCGCTCGAACACGCCCTTGCGGCTGAACTGCATGGCGTGGGTGAGTTCGTGAACGAGCGTCACGGCGAACGCTTCGGGGGTGGGGTGCTTGTCGACGTCGATGATGATCAGCGCGCTCTTGTCCGGGCGCGGGATGGCGCGGGCCTGGATCTCGCGGGCCACCTTGCGGGCGTCGCGTTCGGCACGGTTGAGGGTGCGGCGGTCGATGGCGCCGGCGAGGGCGATGTCGGCGGCGGTCATCGCTTCGGCCATGCCGCGTTCGTTGGTGAGGATCACCTCGACGTCCGGCATCCGGCCCGGCACCGCCCGGTTCACCACGGTCACGGCCTGTTCCGTCAGCCGTTTCGCGGTGCGGGCGGTCGAGCCGTATCCGGGGATCTTGTGCGTGCTCACGGTCGTCTTCACACGAGTCTCCGAGGGGAAAGCCGCAGGTCACGCGGCAGCAGATTCGGCGGTGATGCACAGACCGCAGATGCCGTGCCGGGTCGACAGGCAGTAGCTGTAGGTGATCTGGCACTTGGGGCAGGTGCGGCGGGCGAGCATCGCCAGGGCGAGCGCGCCCCACTTCCGCGACGTCATCGGCCGCACGGGCTTGGCCAGGTCGAGGCGGTAGAGGTAGGAGACGCGCACCCCGCCCTGTCGGCGGTTGACGCGCATGACTTGCGCGGCGATTTCTTGCCCTCCGGGGCGCAGACCGCGGGCCCGTAACTGTCGGCGGGTGGCGAGCCCGTCCGGGGCCAGGCGCCACGGATAGGTGGAAACCAGCGGGTTCGAGGGATTTGGACGGTGTTCTCGTGAGAACCCGCTGGGGACGTGGTCTTTTTGGTCGGGGGTGCCGCGCGGGTTCGGCTTTGGAGCGTGCGGCAGGATGGGGCTCCGATCGGTGGAGGGGGCGTTGGGGTGAGCTATGACC
This window encodes:
- a CDS encoding FtsK/SpoIIIE domain-containing protein — protein: MTENVVHLHKDTNEPATVTTLTVVPEPAPAPPVPLWVRSGRAVKTAVTHDHTKATARAAARHSLYVVGGARIVGRRAWDGRTAARYERYMRTAEAAGNMELAAEWEERGQRYRDARHRRRMDLLTSPIDAAKGIAAGTGMGIGGLVALGIVMAIATKDVSDVVTPLMAAVDFINLLIWIVQVVWGPVITIGPFLALLALWAVGSKQHAAPAWALPANIKNGEGEPITPSIVIKALRDLGVAPLRNAIKDMGDAGASMLGPIRIAGCGVEVDVTLPSGVSTIEVQNRRRKLAENLTRHEHEVFIMIPIAARTVRLWIADSGALDEPIGPSPLVTDETMTADYTKGRAPWGQDLRGDAAALSLYQRHLLITGLSNQGKTAALRSLALWASLDRRVEFRIADLKGAGDWSMFDGLATILIQGPTDEHVIEATEMVEGLVDEMNQRIAQRQADPTVVFDPLIGIVDEAQVAFMCPAMDDQKRPYGGSKALSRYFMAVRKVHNQGRVVDVLMYEGTQDPTDQNLPKLVREGAHTRASLALGTAAQSVMALGEKAVNAGAAPHLLRQGLDKGTLVIASDGIEIPKGQSSITVRTHFIGDEDAKAITERAKALRDGVTTLNRGEKRDPLTDIASVLGDKPRVRTKDVLARLAALSADAYGGWSFIDLKRVLDDAGAEPHKSDGVMVVSRDRVLRSLANRDADGSASAEG
- a CDS encoding RRQRL motif-containing zinc-binding protein, translating into MVSTYPWRLAPDGLATRRQLRARGLRPGGQEIAAQVMRVNRRQGGVRVSYLYRLDLAKPVRPMTSRKWGALALAMLARRTCPKCQITYSYCLSTRHGICGLCITAESAAA
- a CDS encoding DNA primase, which encodes MKDHLRTALLLATQGVPVLPLRRGKLPFGNCPTCARNACGGRPNMRTPGPCVCPRPCHGWAAATTDPQALNSTAWAPVWQHATAVAYHPGGAGVTVVDLDDPAAIAWARETLPATRTVATTRGEHWIYRGTMQSANAVRPGIDIKSLMAYARWLGSGTGVTAALTDAVRALTVNEPPAARRAPQTLSVPLSGQRGACPHRTPSFLERGIAMAEQSIAAASSAVHATVYRTFLAVLSTHGRCGCLTDAHAARLFTAAQAKGESPRHCTDAWTNALITLGLSHV